A single window of Nomascus leucogenys isolate Asia chromosome 18, Asia_NLE_v1, whole genome shotgun sequence DNA harbors:
- the TAF9 gene encoding transcription initiation factor TFIID subunit 9, translating into MESGKMASPKSMPKDAQMMAQILKDMGITEYEPRVINQMLEFAFRYVTTILDDAKIYSSHAKKATVDADDVRLAIQCRADQSFTSPPPRDFLLDIARQRNQTPLPLIKPYSGPRLPPDRYCLTAPNYRLKSLQKKASTSAGRITVPRLSVGSVTSRPSTPTLGTPTPQTMSVSTKVGTPMSLTGQRFTVQMPTSQSPAVKASIPATSAVQNVLINPSLIGSKNILITTNMVSSQNTANESSNALKRKREDDDDDDDDDDDYDNL; encoded by the coding sequence GAAGGATATGGGGATTACAGAATATGAGCCAAGAGTTATAAATCAGATGTTGGAGTTTGCCTTCCGATATGTGACCACAATTCTAGATGATGCAAAAATTTATTCAAGCCATGCTAAGAAAGCTACTGTTGATGCAGATGATGTGCGATTGGCAATCCAGTGCCGCGCTGATCAGTCTTTTACCTCTCCTCCCCCAAGAGATTTTTTATTAGATATTGCAAGGCAAAGAAATCAAACCCCTTTGCCATTGATCAAGCCATATTCAGGTCCTAGGTTGCCACCTGATAGATACTGCTTAACAGCTCCAAACTATAGGCTGaaatctttacagaaaaaggCATCAACTTCTGCGGGAAGAATAACAGTCCCGCGGTTAAGTGTTGGTTCAGTTACTAGCAGACCAAGTACTCCCACACTAGGCACACCAACCCCACAGACCATGTCTGTTTCAACTAAAGTAGGGACTCCCATGTCCCTCACAGGTCAAAGGTTTACAGTACAGATGCCTACTTCTCAGTCTCCAGCTGTAAAAGCTTCAATTCCTGCAACCTCAGCAGTTCAGAATGTTCTGATTAATCCATCATTAATCGGGTCCAAAAACATTCTTATTACCACTAATATGGTATCATCACAAAATACTGCCAATGAATCATCAAATGCATTGAAAAGAAAacgtgaagatgatgatgatgacgatgatgatgatgatgactatGATAATTTGTAA